The following coding sequences are from one Saccopteryx bilineata isolate mSacBil1 chromosome 3, mSacBil1_pri_phased_curated, whole genome shotgun sequence window:
- the ID3 gene encoding DNA-binding protein inhibitor ID-3: MKALSPVRGCYEAVCCLSERSLAIARGRGKGPTAEEPLSLLDDMNHCYSRLRELVPGVPRGTQLSQVEILQRVIDYILDLQVVLAEPAPGPPDGPHLPIQTADLSPELVISNEKRSFCH, translated from the exons ATGAAGGCGCTAAGCCCGGTGCGCGGCTGCTACGAGGCGGTGTGCTGCCTGTCTGAACGCAGCCTAGCCATCGCTAGGGGCCGAGGCAAGGGCCCCACAGCCGAGGAGCCGCTGAGCTTGCTTGACGATATGAACCATTGCTACTCGCGCCTGAGGGAACTGGTACCCGGAGTCCCGCGAGGCACTCAGCTTAGCCAGGTGGAAATCCTGCAGCGCGTCATCGACTACATCCTCGACCTACAGGTCGTCTTGGCCGAGCCTGCCCCTGGACCCCCAGACGGTCCGCATCTTCCCATCCAG ACAGCCGATCTCTCCCCGGAACTTGTGATCTCCAACGAGAAGAGGAGCTTCTGCCACTGA